The nucleotide window CCCACCAAcgaggaggagctgcagaaggtacaggagctgcagaacctggaggagctgcaggtaaGTGTGAAAGActgggctggagaaggctgatggGACTGGAGAGGCAGATGGATGTGGGAcagtggggctggagaagcCTGATGGGACTGGAGAGGCAGATGGATGTGGGAcagtggggctggagaagcCTGATGGGACTGGAGAGGCAGATGGATGTGGGAcagtggggctggagaagcCTGATGGGACTGGAGAGGCAGATGGATGTGGGAcagtggggctggagaagcCTGATGGACTGGAGAGGCAGATGGATGTGGGACAGGGGCTGAGAAGCTGATGGGACTGGAAAGAGGTTGGATGGAGGAAGGTGGGCACCAGGTGGTTAAAAGCAAGGCGAAGGCTGGTGCAGAGAGGACAGCCAAGGTGGGATGtgacctccctcccccctctcacTTTCTGCCCCTCCAGCTGGATTTCTGGCTGGAACCCCGTGGCCCTGGGTACCCGATCGATGTCCGCgtgcccttccccagcctgcagcccctcAAAGCCCATCTGGAGGCCAACGACATCTCCTACTCCATCATGATTGAGGACGTGCAGGTCAGTGGTGGGGAGGTGGCTGACATGCAGGGGCTCAGTGTGCTGAGGGATGAGGTCTCATCCTGCTCCATGTCCCCCAGGCACTGGTGGACCACGAGCAGATGGAGATGCGTCGCAGCCGCCGTGGGATGCCCGTGTCCACCAGCACCTTTGACTACTCTGCCTACCATACCCTGGATGAGGTGAGAACATGCAAGACTTGGGGCATTTGCTGGGGGAGGGAATTCCACCCTGGAATTGCTCCTGCAACCTCCTTCCTCCGTCCTTCTGCCCCAGATCTACGCCTTCATGGACCTGCTGGTGGCTGAAAATCCCAACCTGGTCAGCAAGCTTGAGATTGGGAGGTCAACGGAGGACCGTCCCCTCTACgtgctcaaggtgaggctttgGGTTTCATGGGGGTGACCAGagtggggagcagagccagcaggtgACCAGAGCggggagcagagccagggacaAAGCCAACCTCACCCTCTCTGCTCTTGCAGTTCAGCAAGGGGGGTACGAACCGCCCGGCCATCTGGATCGACACTGGCATCCACTCCCGTGAGTGGGTGACACAGGCCAGCGGTGTCTGGTTTGCCAAGAAGGTAGGAGCACCTCCTGGACATGGCTTATGTCCCCAAAAGGCCACAGAGTCCTGCAGCCACCGGGGATAGCTGGTGGCTGAAAGCCACTGAGGGGAtggtgctccagcagcaccctggagCATCAAACTGCCATCTTCTCTAGATTGTTCTGGATCACGAGAATGATGAAGGCCTGGCCTCCATCCTCAACACCATGGACATCTTCCTGGAGATTGTCACCAACCCAGACGGTTTTGCCTTCACACATACCAAGGTACCACCCTCCTATTCCAGGCCTGAGACCCTacagccatgctggctggggctggggagcagaacTTGGAGTGCTGCACATGGAAGCCCCTGAAAGGTCAAAGCCTCCTGGCCCATCTTTCCATGGGATGGCAAGGAGACCACCATGACCTGCTAGTCCCCCGAGATGACAACTCCTCTCCTCACTCAAGGCTGGtggagctccagccctgagcACCAGCTGAGAGGGTTCTGCCTTTCCAGAACCGCATGTGGCGCAAGACCAGGTCCAAGGACTCAGGCTCCATCTGTGTCGGTGTGGACCCCAACCGCAACTGGGACGCAGGTTTTGGAGGTCAGAGCTCTCCCACCTATCCTGCTGGGGGGTTTCCACCCTCCAGGAGATTTCTGGATCAGAAAGATCCATGGATATGCCCCAGGGAAGGAATGGGATTTGCTCTCCATGGCAGAAACAGGTGGTTGGGCTCCACCAGGGCTTTCATGTCCCCTAGTGACCAGCGTGGTGCAGGTCACAGATGAAAGCCATTATACAAACCTCTAGGAGGAACCTTCAGAGCATTCTCTGCTGCCTACTAAGCAGCTAAAGGCTGGCAAAAGCTCTTAGGCTTGCGAATGGAAAAGGCCCTTTGCCCTTGTGGCTCTCTGAGCCACCCAACTGTCACCAAAGCCACCAAGCACCCACACTGTGTTTTCACATCTCCACAGGGTCTGGAGCCAGCAGAAACCCCTGCTCAGAGACGTACCATGGACCCTATGCCAACTCGGAGCCTGAGGTGAAGGCCATTGTGGACTTTGTGAAGAGCCATGGGAACATCAAGGCTTTCATCTCCATCCACAGCtactcccagctcctgctctaccCCTATGGCTACACCAATACCCCAGCTCCTGACCAGGAGGAACTGGTAGGGCTGATGTGGAGGTTTGAAGGGGGGTGGGATGATgtagggctgctctcctctgccaaGGAGGAAGAACCTCCATCGTGCACTGCAAAGCTGACATTGGCAAGGAGGGAAGAAGCCCTGGTTTCTCTGCTTGTCCAGACCAAAGGCTTTGAGCTCTGGAATCCTTCTAGCCCAGGGCATTAGCAAAGTCGCTCTCCTGCAGGTTGTATCTCCCAGGCTTTGCCCTTCTCTCGCTTATGTTTCTCCCTCCTGTGTATTCCCAGCATGAGGTCTCCAAGAAGGCAGTGgcagctctctcctctctgtATGGcaccaagtacaagtatggcaGCATTATCACCACTATCTGTAAGTAACAGGGGGCAGCACTGCTTCCCCCAAAAtgaaccaaaaccccacaatcccagcatgatggtggttggaagggacatctggagtccagtccaacgcccctgataaagcagggtcacacacaGCAGATTGCCtgggagggtttggaatctctccagaggaggagactccacaacctctctggcagcctgctccaggattcCACCACCCACACAGTAAATTCACTTGATTGAATCTCCTGGTTCCATTTgttgcccattgccctttgtcctgtcacacgGCACccctgacaagagtctggccccatcctcttggccACCAGCCTTTAGTTCTTTCTGAGCACTTGGAAGATattctctcaggctgctcttctccatgctcaacagccccagggctctcagccattgctcctcatagacaatgctccaggctcctcagcatcttcatagcctaccctggactctctccagcagatcccaatctctcttgaactggggaacccagaactggacccaggactccagatggcCTCCCAAAGACCAGAGTAGAGTGGGAAGTGAACTTCCcatgatctgctggccacactctgcttcATGTCCCCCCAGAGACCACTCTTAGCCACAatgacacattgctggctcctgggcaaattgttgtccaccagcactctcagggcctctcccacagagctgcttcccagcaggccAACCCCTCCCCTCTACTGGTGCAGGGGCTTATTGCTTCCCAcctgcaggaccctacacttaccatggttgaacttcatgaggtaactctccagcctgtgcagctctCACTCGACAGCAGCAGATCCCTCACATGGCTTACACAAAAGGTCCCATTACACACCCATATGACACAGAGGGATCAACATTTCACACCCCTCCTGTTGTTCCAGACAAAGCCAGTGGAGGAACCATTGACTGGACCTACAACCAGGGCATTAAGTACTCCTTCACCTTCGAGCTGAGGGACACAGGGCGCTACggcttcctcctccctgccaaGCAGATCATCCCAACTGCTGAGGAGACTTGGCTGGCTCTGAAGGTCATCATGCAGCACACACTGGATCATCTCTATTGACCAGGATGGATGGTGGAAATgactgagagagaaagagaaggaaataaacacatgtagagaaggatgagaacagcttcttgtggccttcttttttcccagtCTCCATGAAAATCCTATTTGAAGGGCTTCTGATGGAGCATGTGGTGGccagcagcaaaaccagcaggTGCTGGGCTCAGTGGCCCCAAAAAGAGGGTGAAGAGGGCATGGAAATGGGTGGGGCAAAAAAATGAAGGCAGGTGCTTGGTctccttctgctctggcagagggtggGAGAGGAAGAGGTTGGGTTTGTTGATATTGAGCTGAGAGGAGTAGTTGACACCctgtcagcctctgctgccatccagtgagacctgggcaggacggagagctgggggagaggaacctcatgaagttcaaccagggcaagggTAGGGTTCTACCcacagggaggaaaaagcctctgcaccagtacaggtgatgagtgacctgctgggaagcagctctgtggagaaggacctgagagtgctgggggacaagaagttcaccataagccagcaatgtgccctcatggccaagaaggccaagggtgtcTGGGGGGACATGgagaacagtgtggccagcaggttgagggaggttcttctctctctcttctctgcctttgggaggacacagctggagccctgggtccagttctgagctccccagttcaggagagactgggagctcctggagagagtccagacaAGGTTaccaagatgctgaggggtctgcagcatctctgtgaggaggaaaggctgagacctggggctgttgagcctggagaagaacagcctgagaggggatctgatcagtgcttaGCAAGACGTGAAGGACCTGTGGGGccaagaggatgtggccagactcttctcagtggtgcccagtgacaggacaatgggtgaggggcacaaactggattCTAGAAGCCGCCATCAGgagcaactggaacaggctgcccagaggttgtggagtctgttGTCTGgacagcttccaaacccacccggccattgtgatcctgggcaacctgctctgggtgcccctgctttagcagagtcATTGGACTccagaggctccttccaacccccacccatgCTGTCATTCCGTGAAAAAGCCAAAGAGAGGCCCCAGCTGACACTGGGCTGCTGTGGGGTTCTGgcctcctcacctccaacaATGTGACATTGGTCGTACTCGTCTCGGTCTCGTACATCCAAGAGCAGGAAGGGGCAGTCAGGATAGGGCAGGTCTTTAGCCCGAGTGTCCACTTTCTTTGGAGTGTCTTCTTTTTCTATATCCATTTCACCAACACCACTTATCACACTGCAAGAGGAGGGAGATGTTATGGTCCATGCCCTCTCTGACCACTTCCATACCTCTTGAACAGGTCAGAGTGGTTTTCCATCTACCATTCCAATAGCCCAGTCACTTCTGCCCCAGACAGGTCCGGACATGCCCAAACACAGGCTCCCTTTCGCCCTGCTCCCTGTGGGGCTGCGGTTTTGGTGGGAAACTAGACAAAGGGCAAGGTGCCAGCACATGCCCAGGCTTGTTTAGATGTCACCTGTGGCTAAGGCAAACAAAGGTCATGCCTTGCACGGGTCCCTGGCCATCTGCCATGCTTCCAGACTGCCTCTGCATCTTTTCATATTTGGGCAAACTTTATTCTTATATGtaagaaaaaattaattcaatcTACAAGTCCCTGCTCACAATGGAGACAGAGGAGTCTTATAAAACTTTATCCATATAAAGGGAGAGTCCACAGGACAATTCCCTGTGGGGTCTCTCAAATTGCTGGAATGCACAGCTTCCCTTTTATCCTAAATTTCTGAACACAAATTTCCTTTTCCCcactggctgaggcactcaggATTTACAGTCTTCCCGATACGCCTACTACATGTACTCCCTCACGTGTAACCCTCCTGCACCGTACATCgtatgttcatttaaattaggtTCTTCACTTTGGGTGAAGAAGTTAATATTCAGTGCTCTATTAAGCCTGCACTCTGTCCTAAAAGTTCAGAAGTTGAGGCTGTGGTCAGTGTCTGTTGTCTTCAGAGAGCCCCCCACTGATTTACAGCAAGACCCCAGGTAAGGCCCTTAGCAGAGGCTATCTGTGATTCACATACACATAGATAAGGTGAACTGCCTGGTTCTTCTTTATTTCAACTCCCTCTTAGCCAATTTTGCAAAGACCACCTACCCACCTTAATCCTATCATATAGGTTGAACTAtcttgtttctctctttttcctcctctgccatTGGCCATATTGTCTTTGGCAACTGATTAACAGAAACTGAGATGGTGAACAACTTGCCCTTCTTTACCAAGAAGCCCAAGAAGACCTGGCTTTTGCCCAAAGCCTATTTCCTACATGGGAACTGGAACTGGGAGGTgattttctccctctgctctgttctgctctggtgagaccctacctggagtactacttccagttctggagccccgattataagaaggatatggatgtgctggaacgtgtccagagaagggacacaaggatgatcagagggctggagcacctctgctatgtggacaggctgagagagttggggatgttcagtctggagaaggctctgaggagaccttattgtggccttacaatatctgaagggggcatacaagaaagctagtgagggactttttagggtgtcaggtagtgataggacctaGGGGgtatggaacaaaactagaaatgggtggatccagattagatgttaggaagaaaattcttccccaggagggtggtgagacattggaacaggctgcccagggaggtggtagaagcctcatccctggaagtttttaaggccaggctggatgtgactctgagcaacctgatctagtgtgaggtgtccccgcccatggcaagggggttggaactgaacgATCCTTGAGTTCTCTTCCATCCCTAACAGTACTATGGCTGCAAGGTGCGCTGTGGCCGAAGCCGGTGACAGCTGCTATACTCGAAAGCAGCCTCCGCCCGcccggccgccgccgccacaGTGCGCAGCCGAGAAGCCGCTTTGCTCAACCGGCGAACCCCGCGCGCGAAAGCCAACCGCTCGCCCAGCCGGCAAGCCGCCCGCGATCCCACTGAAGAAGCTGAGCCACAGCCGGCTGCCGCCGGCCCTGAGCCAGAAACTGCTCATCGGAGCGCCGACAAGCCGCAGCCCGAGCCGGGGGAAGCTGCCTCTCCGCTCCGGGGGAAAAGCTGCCTCTCCGCTCCGGGGGAAAAGCTGCTCCGGGGGGAAAGTGCTTCCCCCCTGCACCGCGCTCTGCAAAACTCCCCAGCTCCACCTGGTGAACGCCGTCTCGTTTGCTTTGTTTAACTTGTGCAAACCGCACCCCGTTCTTTGGATTTTAATCGCAGTACCCGAAAAGGCACCGCCCTGAGGAAACTTGGAAGTTACAGGAAAATCATGTTTACCAAACAAAGAAAGTGATACAAACTAAATACAAAAGTAAACTAAATATTAAAAGGTAATaaacatatacatacatacatacgaCCCAACAACAGCCCACACCCCCCTGGGCAATACCCCTGGACAAAGCCCAGAAGGCTGTTGCCAACACCCCCACCACTGTTCTTACCATAACCCAAACAAAATGAGCAGGACAaacaagcaaagccagaagaagagaaaggaggaaaagaagcaagaagagggaagaacaagctgtgctgcagattGTATAGAAATTTTGCAGACCAGTGGAATGGCATAAAGATTTCTCTTACGTTGTGTTCAGCCCCATGGAGACATCCAACACCTGGACTCTTTCAAATTCTCTGGAAAACTTTTGTTTACAATTAGGACATTAGTCTTAAACCTGTAACACgataaaaagaacaaacagagcacagccctgctgtgtgAACAGACCCTGCTCTTCTGGATCAcctaagtcatagaatcatagaatggtttgggttggaaggaaccttaaatattacctagttccaacccccctgccctgggcagggacatcttccactagaccaggttgctgactgcctcattcaacctggctaTGCATGCTTACAGAGAGGGGGCATCTATgacctccttggacaacctgttccagcaaaaCCTCCTTGCCTAGGACATGTCTCTCCTTCTTGGCTGGAGGTCTCAGCTCAGCCAGGAGACCAGGCAATCTTCTACATGCAGCATGGcctctcccagcacctccctaCCTTACTACAAGTCATCTGCAACTTCATTTTGGAGGTCAAACCCTGTGCATGGAGCTCAGTGGATTGACTGATGAATGCTCTGATGGCGttaggggacctcagagcttcTCCCCCCCTCACCATTCACTTTGCTTTTGCAAAAGCCTTTGTGATGTGCACCTCCCTGCTTGCACAGAGGTCCAAGCACCTGATCTTCTACAGAGAAGCACCAGGTCTTCTCTGAAAAAGCTCTCAGCTtaagaaagacatggagctgctcaagcaggtccagaggaggcccaaAAGATGATTGGaaggttggaacacctctgctgtgaggacaagaTGAGGAAatggggttggatgggactttgagcaacccggtcttagtggaaggtgtccctgcccccatgggttggacaagatgatctttaaagtcccttccaacccaaaccattctgtgatgatgatgatagaatcatagaactgttacagttggaagagatctccaagatcattgaggccaaccTTCAATCTaagactaccatggccattaaatcatgttgatggttagacctgatgatcttagagatcttatCTAACCTAAATGACCCTATGATCCTAAGAGATGGGTGGTTTTGGGGTTAACCAGCCCCAAATTTGTGGTGCTTTGGGCAGCATTGCCCCACTGTTCCTTACCTGACAGttgccagaaggacactgagcacACTCAGGTCCCTTCATGGGCACCCTCAGGGACACTGCTGAGTGCAAACTGCTTTCAGACCTTCGCTAGTTTGTTTTAGCCACTGAGGTGATCATCACCTGCTCTGACCTCTGTCCCATGACACACTTCAATTTTCTCACCACCATGGTCATGCTTTAGGTACCAAGCTCACCAAGTTCCTGGTGCAAACATCTCCACCTCACACTTTCTCAGCCCAAAGTGATCCTTTTCCtcgctgcagccagcactgtggGTGGTGGGATTTTGGTCACCTCCTCCACCTCTTGCCCCACCAGCAGGTGACTCACCAACAGCCCTGGCTGGTTCCTGGGACAGGTTTGGCAAGGCCAGGCAGTGCCGTGGAGGGGGGACAGCAGTGCCCAACCTTGGCCAGTGCCAGCTGGAACATTCGCACGGCCCTGAGAAAGGAGGCAgctggtggtggggtgggttggaagcCAGCAGCCTGATGGGATTTAAGAggcccctgggcactgtggggACACAGGACAGACCCTTTTGGTGGACGATGATGAGGtcccttgtgctgctggctgccctggTGGCAGCAGTTGCTGGCACCGAGACCTTTGTTGGGTAGGGGTCTGGCTGGTGAGGGACGGCTGGGACGGGGATGGTAGCACCAGTCTGGGCCAAAGGAGTGACCCAAGGGGGCATAGACACCCCTGAGAAGAGGCTCAGTGGTGGGGGGATGGGTGGGCTGGGGGTTAGGGTGGacctgcaggggttggagcttggccccacatccctcagcagcctctgaCCCCACAGGCAGCAGGTGCTGCGCATCATCCCCACCAAcgaggaggagctgcagaaggtacaggagctgcagaacctggaggagctgcaggtaaGTGTGAAAGActgggctggagaaggctgatggGACTGGAGAGGCAGATGGATGTGGGAcagtggggctggagaaggctgatggGACTGGAGAGGCAGATGGATGTGGGAcagtggggctggagaaggctgatggGACTGGAGAGGCAGATGGATGTGGGAcagtggggctggagaaggctgatggGACTGGAGAGGCAGATGGATGTGGGAcagtggggctggagaaggctgatggGACTGGAGAGGCAGATGGATGTGGGAcagtggggctggagaagcCTGATGGGACTGGAGAGGCAGATGGATGTGGGAcagtggggctggagaagcCTGATGGGACTGGAAAGAGGTTGGATGGAGGAAGGTGGGCACCAGGTGGTTAAAAGCAAGGCGAAGGCTGGTGCAGAGAGGACAGCCAAGGTGGGATGtgacctccctcccccctctcacTTTCTGCCCCTCCAGCTGGATTTCTGGCTGGAACCCCGTGGCCCTGGGTACCCGATCGATGTCCGCgtgcccttccccagcctgcagcccctcAAAGCCCATCTGGAGGCCAACGACATCTCCTACTCCATCATGATTGAGGACGTGCAGGTCAGTGGTGGGG belongs to Indicator indicator isolate 239-I01 chromosome 3, UM_Iind_1.1, whole genome shotgun sequence and includes:
- the LOC128980942 gene encoding carboxypeptidase A1-like — protein: MGFKRPLGTVGTQDRPFWWTMMRSLVLLAALVAAVAGTETFVGQQVLRIIPTNEEELQKVQELQNLEELQLDFWLEPRGPGYPIDVRVPFPSLQPLKAHLEANDISYSIMIEDVQALVDHEQMEMRRSRRGMPVSTSTFDYSAYHTLDEIYAFMDLLVAENPNLVSKLEIGRSTEDRPLYVLKFSKGGTNRPAIWIDTGIHSREWVTQASGVWFAKKIVLDHENDEGLASILNTMDIFLEIVTNPDGFAFTHTKNRMWRKTRSKDSGSICVGVDPNRNWDAGFGGSGASRNPCSETYHGPYANSEPEVKAIVDFVKSHGNIKAFISIHSYSQLLLYPYGYTNTPAPDQEELHEVSKKAVAALSSLYGTKYKYGSIITTIYKASGGTIDWTYNQGIKYSFTFELRDTGRYGFLLPAKQIIPTAEETWLALKVIMQHTLDHLY